The following DNA comes from Riemerella anatipestifer ATCC 11845 = DSM 15868.
CTGTTTTCCAGAAACAGGTCTTTGGGAAATTTGGTGGGCAAAGGTTACACGGTAAAATCGGCGATACAATCTATGAATATGGTGGCAGAAGGCTACTACGCTGCGGCATCTATCTACAATACTGCTAAAGAAAAGGGGCTTAAACTGCCTATCATCAGCACGGTATATAATGTTCTCTACGAAGGCAAAAATGTAGAAAAACAGTTCAAAAAGCTTACGGCTAAACTAAACTAATAGGGCGTACCCCCTTTCCATCAGCCGAAAATCCCACCGCTAGGGGTCGGGCTTTCGGCTTTATCTTTACCTTTTGTTCCTAGCGAAGGCTTTGGCAGTCAAAAGATAAAGGATATCGCCTCTCTCCCTTACGCATAGCAGAGTGTTAAGATTTAGAAGTAGCAAAGTATCATATTGAAAAACGGGAATAGATGTTTCAACCAGCGAGAATAGAAAATACAGATATTATTTGGGAGATGCTTCAGCAGGGCATTAGAAGAAGAAAAGAAGACGGCAGTAACCAATGGCAAGATGGTTACCCTAATAGAAGTGTGGTAGAAAAAGATATTCGTGATGGGGTGGGCTATGTCTGGGTTCAAGGTGATGAGGTCTTGGGCTATGCCGTTCTAATGCTCAATAACGAACCAGCCTATGATAATATAGAAGGCGAATGGTTATCCAATGGAGATTACCTAGTGGTGCATCGTGTGGTAGTACACGATAGGTGCTTAGGCAAAGGGATTGCTAAGCAGATGTTCCTGTGGATAGAAGGTTGGGCGAAACAACAAAATATTTACAGTGTAAAAGTAGATACCAATTACGATAACCAACCTATGCTCCATATTTTACAGCATTTAGGCTATCAGTATTGTGGGGAGGTTTACTTTAGGGGAAGCTCTAGGAAAGCCTTTGAGAAAGTTCTAAAATAAACAAAGGTGGCTTATTGCCACCTTTGTTATGAGTTGGTAAAGGTTTAGAGATTATCTAAAACTTCCTTTAAATCGACATAGCCGCCACCATTATAGACATTGGTAAGCCCAAGGGATTTAAAATATTCTACGGCTTTGCCACTTCTGTTACCACTTCTACAAAACAAGATTACATTGCCGTCTAGGCTGGTAACTTCCTCTTTTCGGTCTTCTAATTCTCCTAATGGAATGTTTTTAGCGGCTTCTATGTTTCCGTCCATTTCTAGCTCCATAGGTTCTCTTACATCTATAAGGTGGTAATTTCCTGATTTTAATACTTCTTCAATCATAATATTGTTAAATTATAAGGTTTAGAAGCGTAAAGATAGAAGAGATTAGCACAATACCCAAATTTTAGGCATTAAATTTATACTTTTGCATCTGTGAACAAAAAAGCCCACTATACCCAGCTGATAAAAAATAAAGCCAAAGCTTTTGGCTTTCAGTCTTGTGGTATTTCGCAGGCTGCATTTTTGGAGGAGGAAGCTCCTAGGCTAGAAGCGTGGCTAAAAAAGGGTTATCACGGTAAGATGTCTTATATGGAAAACCATTTTGACAAGCGTTTAGACCCAAGGCTACTGGTGGAAGGCTCTCGCTCCGTTATTTCGTTGTCGTATAATTATTTTCCGCAAGAGGAGTTGCCCACCATAGATAACTTTAAAATATCAAAGTATGCGTATGGTAGAGATTACCACGAGGTTATTAAAGATATTTTGAGGGATATGGTTGCAGAACTTCAGGAAGAGATAGGAGCTTTTGGCTTTAGAGTGTTTGTGGACTCTGCACCTGTATTGGAACGGGCGTGGGCAAAAAAATCTGGAATTGGCTGGGTGGGGAAGAATGCCAACTTAATTTCTAAGAAAAGCGGGTCTTTCTTCTTTCTAGCCGAAATTATTTGCGATTTGGAGCTAGAGCCAGACGCTCCTACAACCGACCATTGCGGGCGTTGTACGCGTTGCATAGATGCCTGTCCTACCAATGCTATCATTAATGAAAAAATTATAGACGGCAGCCGTTGCATTTCGTATGCCACCATAGAACTCAAGGAGGAAATCCCTGTAGCGTTTAGGGATAATATGCAAGACTGGATGTTTGGGTGTGATATTTGCCAAGAGGTTTGCCCGTGGAACCGATTTTCTAAACCTCACAACCAACCTTTGTTTAATCCTAATCCTGCCCTTAAAAACTTTACTAAAAGGGAATGGAGAGAGCTCACTCAAGAGTTGTTTTCCGAGATATTTAGAAAATCACCTGTTAAAAGGACTAAGTTTGCAGGGTTACAGCGGAATATCTCTTTTTTAGACCAAGAACTACCAGACTAAAGACTAGCCACCGAGATGGTTTTGTTATGGAATAGAAAATGCTTCGGGGTGATGTGTTTTGTTTGGGCTTTGTGGTAATGGTAGGGTATGGAGGTATGGAAAGTAGGTTTCGGTGGAATGATTGGAGTTAGGAGAATGACCTTTAAATTTTTGGGGAAATGAAAGTTTTTGGAGAGAGGTGCCTGTGAATAAAATAAAAAGCTATCTTCGTGGTCTATAATTCTGATGAAAAATGAAAAAACTATTGTTCTTCCTACTAAAGACACTGGGTGTTGTGGTAGGCTTTGTGGTGGTGTATGTATTGCTAGCGCTGCTATTGCCGCTGATACCTGTTTCGGAGGAGCGGGTGAGTGAGGCGAAGACCATTCCTATTTACATCTATACCAATGGCGTCCATACCGATTTGGTGATGCCTACCCAGACGCCACTCGTTAATTGGAGCGAGGTGGTGCCTTACAAAAATACGCGTTCGCAAAACGAAAACTTACCCTATCTAGCAGTAGGCTGGGGAGATAAAGGCTTCTACCTAGATACGCCAGAATGGGCAGACTTAAAGTTTTCTACGGCGTTTAATGCGGCATTTGGGCTGGGCGAGTCGGCAATGCACTGTACTTACTACGCTAAAATGAAAGAAGGCGAAGACTGCAAGAAAATAATGCTTACAGAAACGCAATACGCTAACCTTGTTCGCTTTGTAAAGGAAAGTTTCGATACCGATGAAAGCGGCAAGACGATACTCATAGAAACCGATGCGGTGTATGGCGCTAACGACGCCTTCTACGAGGCTAAAGGCAGTTATAGTTTTATGCATACCTGCAACACTTGGGCAAATAATGGTCTAAAGGCAGCGGGGCAAAAGGCAGCACTGTGGACACCTACAGATTTCGGTATTTTCAGGCACTACCGATAGCCTCTAAAGGGTTAAAAATAACTTCGGATTAACGGGAGTACCGTTCTTGTGGACTTCGTAATGCAAGTGCGGTCCTGTGGAGCGTCCTGTATTTCCTGATTTGGCAATGGTTTCTCCTGCTTTTATCTTATCGTTAGCCTTTACCAAGACTTGCGAGAGGTGTCCGTAGAGAGTGGCTAGTCCGTTGCCGTGAGAGATAATCACGCATTTGCCGTATCCACTTTTCTCTCCTGCAAAAAGGATAGTTCCCGCAGCGGCACTTTTGATGTCTTTACCAATGCCTACCGCAATGTCTATCCCTTTATGAAATTGCATTTGCTCTGGCTCTTTTGGGGTGGTGCTGGTTTTGGTAGTGGTAGAGTCTGTATTCGCTTTAGCAGAAGGCTTTACAGAAGCCAAAGCGGTTTGGGGTGGGATAGGATTTTTTCTTTTCCCAAAATGAGACGATATATAGCCCTCCGTAGGTATGCCCAGTGGTACAGTCTGGAGTTTCTCTTGTAAATCTACCAAGTATTGGCTGTATCTGTTAGCCGTTTTGGCGAGGTAAACACTATTGTTGAGGCTGTCTTGAGCGAGGTTTTCTAGGTTAGAATTAACCACTTGCTTAGAAGCTAAGAAACGATGCAAATCCTTTACAGTCTTGTGTATAAGTCCTAAATCTTGCTTCATTTTGGAGTAGTCTACACTATCCTTTTGGGTGTTGATTTTAACGAGATTAACTTCGTAGGCTTTGTCGTCTTTTTCGGAATAGAGTTTAACTATAAAAAGCGACTGGAGTAGCATTACTAAAAATAGCCCTCCTAATATAATATATTTATTATTGATATTTTTCATTAGTGGAAAATTAAGGTTGCAAATTTAACGAGCTTTAGTCTTAATAATTGTATTTGTATATGTTAAAAAGTGATAAATTTTGGAGGTAAATATATTGTGCTTTTGGCTGTTTTTATCTTTTGTAGAAGTGGTTATAGGTGTGTTTTTTATTTGTTGTTTAAAATGTTTATCTTTGTGAGCTTTAGATTCTTAATGTCAACTTTTTATGAAGAAATGTTTATTAGGTTTAGGATTGATACCCGTATTGTTTCAGTCCCAGTATATGGATAACCTTACCTACGGTGTCAAAGTAGGCGGATTACATTCTACCATTACCAATCTTCCGGAGATGATTGTAGGGCGAGACCATAATAAAACATTATTCAGTATTGATAGCAAGGGAGCCTACGGGGCTGAAGGAGGTTTGTTTTTGAATTATAAATTACCCCATTCCAGGGTAGCCATACAGCCGGAATTTTTATATCGAAAGGCGGGCGATAGAGTGGTGTATCATAACCAGACGACGGGGCAAGAGTACACTTTGGATTTCAATTATTCTTATTTGGTATTTGGTGCTTCGCTAAAAGTATATCCTTATGAAGGGGTAAATTTTGGAGTAGGTGGGTTTTATTCCAAAAGCCTAACGCCATCAGCTTTAGAATATACCTCTAATGAAAACGGAGGGCGATACGATACCAATTACAGGCAATTTTACAGAGACGGCATTGTAGGGAAAGACGATTTTAATTTGAGTTTTTCTGTGGGGTATGAGCTGAGCCAAGCCTTTCATTTTGAAGCGAGGTATTATTTAGGCGTTGGCGATATGATTTCCAACCGAAGCACCTCTTTCCAGTTTTTGGAGAACACGAACCGAAATTCTGTGATGACGCTTTCTTTGGGGTATAACTTCAGTAATTGGTAGCACTAAATTTAATCAAGAAAAAAGATGAAAAAAATAGGATTAGCAGCTTTATTTTTGGGGTTGACATTTGCAAACGCACAAAACTTAGCGAGAGAAATTACTTATGGGGCTTTTGTAGGAGGCATTTATTCTAAAATGGGGAATATAGAACCTGCCATTATTCCAGAGGGGATTTATC
Coding sequences within:
- a CDS encoding GNAT family N-acetyltransferase; translated protein: MFQPARIENTDIIWEMLQQGIRRRKEDGSNQWQDGYPNRSVVEKDIRDGVGYVWVQGDEVLGYAVLMLNNEPAYDNIEGEWLSNGDYLVVHRVVVHDRCLGKGIAKQMFLWIEGWAKQQNIYSVKVDTNYDNQPMLHILQHLGYQYCGEVYFRGSSRKAFEKVLK
- a CDS encoding TIGR02117 family protein; the encoded protein is MKKLLFFLLKTLGVVVGFVVVYVLLALLLPLIPVSEERVSEAKTIPIYIYTNGVHTDLVMPTQTPLVNWSEVVPYKNTRSQNENLPYLAVGWGDKGFYLDTPEWADLKFSTAFNAAFGLGESAMHCTYYAKMKEGEDCKKIMLTETQYANLVRFVKESFDTDESGKTILIETDAVYGANDAFYEAKGSYSFMHTCNTWANNGLKAAGQKAALWTPTDFGIFRHYR
- a CDS encoding M23 family metallopeptidase, with translation MKNINNKYIILGGLFLVMLLQSLFIVKLYSEKDDKAYEVNLVKINTQKDSVDYSKMKQDLGLIHKTVKDLHRFLASKQVVNSNLENLAQDSLNNSVYLAKTANRYSQYLVDLQEKLQTVPLGIPTEGYISSHFGKRKNPIPPQTALASVKPSAKANTDSTTTKTSTTPKEPEQMQFHKGIDIAVGIGKDIKSAAAGTILFAGEKSGYGKCVIISHGNGLATLYGHLSQVLVKANDKIKAGETIAKSGNTGRSTGPHLHYEVHKNGTPVNPKLFLTL
- a CDS encoding outer membrane beta-barrel protein yields the protein MKKCLLGLGLIPVLFQSQYMDNLTYGVKVGGLHSTITNLPEMIVGRDHNKTLFSIDSKGAYGAEGGLFLNYKLPHSRVAIQPEFLYRKAGDRVVYHNQTTGQEYTLDFNYSYLVFGASLKVYPYEGVNFGVGGFYSKSLTPSALEYTSNENGGRYDTNYRQFYRDGIVGKDDFNLSFSVGYELSQAFHFEARYYLGVGDMISNRSTSFQFLENTNRNSVMTLSLGYNFSNW
- a CDS encoding rhodanese-like domain-containing protein, translated to MIEEVLKSGNYHLIDVREPMELEMDGNIEAAKNIPLGELEDRKEEVTSLDGNVILFCRSGNRSGKAVEYFKSLGLTNVYNGGGYVDLKEVLDNL
- the queG gene encoding tRNA epoxyqueuosine(34) reductase QueG is translated as MNKKAHYTQLIKNKAKAFGFQSCGISQAAFLEEEAPRLEAWLKKGYHGKMSYMENHFDKRLDPRLLVEGSRSVISLSYNYFPQEELPTIDNFKISKYAYGRDYHEVIKDILRDMVAELQEEIGAFGFRVFVDSAPVLERAWAKKSGIGWVGKNANLISKKSGSFFFLAEIICDLELEPDAPTTDHCGRCTRCIDACPTNAIINEKIIDGSRCISYATIELKEEIPVAFRDNMQDWMFGCDICQEVCPWNRFSKPHNQPLFNPNPALKNFTKREWRELTQELFSEIFRKSPVKRTKFAGLQRNISFLDQELPD